The following coding sequences lie in one Mercenaria mercenaria strain notata chromosome 5, MADL_Memer_1, whole genome shotgun sequence genomic window:
- the LOC123556519 gene encoding GH3 domain-containing protein-like, which produces MVFSAVDRYITVSGVSWLGWYMRRKLEDSTKDVKAAQHETLMERIKENADTEYGQRFMFKDIKGRDDFIKFHPLTRYPHYEPYIDRMMKGEMNILTKDQPVIFAVTSGTSGKSSVLPMLKKQQGTFFTQGIAIIYDCMRNAFPETGSQQKDMKFFYTPRLRTSECGIPVGPNSSSPANSKRILSMYSTPKAGYDILSEPEALYIHLLFGLKDKNLGIIEANFASLVYSAFRALDTNWDSLVTDIEKGNVSDGIEIEESVRKELNKSLSPDPKRAAELREAREQGVTGLAHRVWPKLNFVMTADSGTFELYGNRLREIYCKGTPIYSPLYAASEGLLGINIWPKERPSRYLLAPRSMFFEFIPVQNCEEEQPKTLFLDEVEVDQVYELVITNASGLYRYRFGDVIKVVGHHNTCPVIEFQYRQGQFLNVRGEKTSENYFYQAVNSAILKSGLNMVDYCCTESLMVDQVSKDKPAAAPCYHVFIELEKDEKVTAKVQIDEELKALSYMYASFRRKGSIGPMKVYVVKPGTFAELRSFMIETTTGSPNQYKVPRVLKKPEAVKFIMDKIDVCLL; this is translated from the exons ATGGTGTTTAGTGCAGTTGACAG GTATATTACTGTGTCGGGGGTGAGCTGGCTAGGTTGGTATATGAGGAGGAAGTTGGAAGACTCCACTAAAGATGTGAAGGCAGCTCAGCATGAGACTTTGATGGAGAGAATCAAAGAAAATGCAGACACAGAGTATGGTCAAAGATTTATGTTTAAGGACATCAAAGGAAGggatgattttataaaatttcatccACTTACAAG GTATCCACACTATGAGCCATATATTGACAGAATGATGAAAGGAGAAATGAACATACTTACCAAGGATCAGCCTGTAATATTTGCTGTCACATCTGGAACCTCTGGGAAGAGCTCTGTACTTCCTATGCTGAAAAAACAACAGGGAACTTTCTTCACACAGGGTATTGCTATTATATATGACTGCATGAGAAATGCTTTCCCAGAGACAGGAAGTCAGCAGAAAGATATGAAGTTTTTCTACACTCCTAGACTAAGAACATCAGAATGTGGAATCCCTGTTGGACCTAACTCATCTTCTCCAGCAAACTCAAAAAGAATTTTGAGTATGTACTCTACTCCAAAGGCTGGGTATGATATATTGTCAGAACCAGAAGCTCTCTATATTCATCTGCTGTTTGGGTTGAAAGACAAAAATTTAGGCATAATTGAAGCAAATTTTGCATCTCTGGTGTATTCTGCATTCCGAGCACTTGATACAAACTGGGACTCATTGGTAACAGACATTGAAAAAGGAAATGTTAGTGATGGTATTGAAATTGAGGAAAGTGTGAGGAAAGAATTGAACAAGTCTTTGTCACCTGATCCAAAAAGAGCAGCTGAGCTGCGTGAAGCCAGAGAGCAGGGTGTGACTGGTCTCGCACACAGAGTGTGGCCTAAATTAAACTTTGTGATGACAGCAGACTCTGGAACATTTGAACTGTATGGAAACCGATTGCGAGAAATCTATTGTAAAGGAACACCAATATATTCTCCACTGTATGCAGCATCTGAAGGACTGTTGGGCATCAACATCTGGCCAAAGGAAAGACCAAGTCGATACCTGCTGGCACCAAGATCCATGTTCTTTGAATTTATCCCTGTCCAAAATTGTGAAGAGGAACAACCTAAGACACTGTTTCTTGATGAA GTTGAAGTAGACCAGGTTTATGAGCTTGTGATCACAAATGCTAGTGGTTTGTACCGTTACAGATTTGGTGATGTGATTAAGGTAGTTGGACACCACAATACATGCCCTGTCATCGAGTTCCAGTACAG ACAAGGGCAATTCTTAAATGTCAGAGGTGAAAAAACATCCGAGAATTATTTCTATCAAGCTGTGAACTCGGCTATTCTCAAGTCAGGGCTGAATATGGTGGACTATTGTTGTACTGAGAGCCTTATGGTAGATCAGGTGTCCAAAg ATAAGCCTGCAGCAGCACCATGTTACCATGTCTTCATTGAACTGGAAAAAGATGAAAAAGTCACAGCTAAAGTACAG ATTGACGAGGAACTTAAAGCGCTGTCCTACATGTATGCCTCATTCCGTCGCAAGGGTAGTATTGGACCAATGAAGGTGTACGTTGTTAAACctggaacatttgctgaactccGATCTTTCATGATAGAGACGACAACAGGGTCCCCAAATCAATATAAAGTTCCGAGAGTATTGAAGAAACCAGAGGCTGTCAAATTTATAATGGACAAAATTGATGTTTGTCTGCTTTAA